The Xanthobacter flavus genome includes a window with the following:
- a CDS encoding EAL domain-containing protein yields MDGKMADRPAAARALGREAVVFFDQNNLVTFINTDAERLWGLSQAEAIGRDVGELIPGAHASSRGKDVVPAIELALDIVRDDGSRVEGIVSVTRAQHKRETCYVALVRPMLNGAAHNKSLAALTAVAEKTDRGVIVADAYGKVIYGNPAFHDMLDAGPDGAAGLTLAELFCGRLENADFAEHVQDALDRRVALSEDVPLKGKSGMEVWVSANVTPVVDRQSGDLEQLVVVVADITHTRLVEDLQRQVLSALAADAPMADIMDVLCRQAHLLAPEVLCSIMGITPDDRLTVLAAPSLPAEFAAALEGIAIGPRAGSCGTAAFRGTPVLVEDIASSPLWEDHRDLPIPAGITGCWSVPVKLRDGKVAATFAFYFPKGRGPTPWLENVVSSCSDLCALAMERFEAKKRIEMLANVDSLTGLANRRQLHAVLEELLTEARALEQPVAVLYLDIDHFKDVNETLGHSTGDQLLVEVARRLKAQLRTGDVVGRTGGDEFLITVHDCAAEEAARIARRLLEYVAAPISAQALHLTMSASVGIALYPEHGADAETLLKHADTALHEAKRKGRGKFHFFTEELNRRVLDRLVLSVALREAIENRALRLVYQPQVLLASGALHGVEALARWTDPIHGDVPATRFIPLAEEYGLIESIDEWAVEASCQRIAAWREEGVEVPHISVNLSPLSFRSGDIVGFISGALREYSLKPSDLRVEITERVMMDQHPNSFATARAIEALGVRIAMDDFGTGYSSLSALSRLPIAELKIDRSFMLSLEQDQNAQALATAVIRIGHSLGMTVVAEGVETRAQADLLRFLGCHAAQGFLFARPIEAADIGSWLAARRAG; encoded by the coding sequence ATGGACGGGAAAATGGCGGATCGCCCAGCAGCTGCCCGCGCCCTTGGCCGCGAGGCCGTTGTCTTCTTCGACCAGAACAACCTCGTGACCTTCATCAACACGGACGCCGAGCGGCTGTGGGGATTGAGCCAGGCCGAGGCAATCGGTCGCGACGTGGGCGAGCTGATCCCGGGCGCTCATGCTTCGTCGCGCGGAAAGGACGTCGTCCCGGCCATCGAGCTTGCCCTCGATATCGTTCGGGATGATGGCTCAAGGGTCGAGGGCATCGTCTCCGTCACCCGCGCCCAGCACAAGCGGGAGACCTGCTACGTCGCCCTCGTGCGTCCGATGCTGAACGGAGCGGCGCACAACAAGAGCCTCGCGGCGCTCACCGCCGTGGCCGAGAAGACCGATCGTGGCGTGATCGTCGCCGACGCATACGGCAAGGTGATCTACGGTAACCCGGCATTCCATGACATGCTTGATGCAGGGCCGGATGGCGCTGCGGGCCTTACGCTGGCCGAGCTGTTCTGCGGACGGCTCGAGAACGCTGATTTTGCGGAACACGTCCAGGACGCCTTGGACCGCCGCGTCGCCCTTTCGGAGGACGTTCCCCTGAAGGGCAAATCGGGAATGGAGGTCTGGGTGTCGGCCAACGTCACGCCGGTCGTGGACCGCCAATCCGGAGATCTGGAACAGCTTGTCGTCGTCGTTGCCGACATTACCCACACCAGGCTGGTCGAGGACCTTCAGCGTCAGGTGCTCAGCGCGCTTGCCGCCGATGCGCCCATGGCCGACATCATGGATGTCCTGTGCCGACAGGCGCATCTTCTCGCGCCGGAAGTGCTCTGCTCCATCATGGGCATTACCCCGGATGACCGGCTGACCGTGCTGGCCGCGCCCAGCCTTCCGGCTGAATTCGCCGCCGCGTTGGAGGGCATCGCCATAGGTCCGCGCGCCGGCAGCTGCGGCACGGCCGCCTTCCGGGGCACCCCGGTGCTGGTGGAAGATATCGCCAGCAGCCCCCTGTGGGAGGATCACCGCGACCTGCCCATCCCGGCCGGCATCACCGGCTGCTGGTCGGTCCCCGTGAAGCTGCGCGACGGCAAGGTGGCAGCGACATTCGCCTTCTATTTTCCCAAGGGCCGTGGCCCGACGCCGTGGCTGGAAAATGTGGTCTCGTCCTGTTCCGATCTCTGCGCGCTGGCCATGGAACGGTTCGAGGCCAAAAAGCGCATCGAGATGCTGGCGAATGTGGATTCGCTCACCGGCCTCGCCAACCGCCGCCAGTTGCACGCGGTGCTCGAGGAACTGCTGACCGAGGCGCGCGCGCTGGAGCAGCCGGTCGCGGTGCTCTACCTGGACATCGACCACTTCAAAGATGTGAACGAGACACTCGGCCACTCCACCGGCGACCAGCTTCTGGTGGAGGTCGCGCGGCGGCTGAAGGCGCAGCTTCGCACCGGCGATGTGGTGGGACGCACCGGCGGCGACGAGTTCCTCATCACGGTCCACGACTGCGCGGCGGAAGAAGCGGCGCGCATCGCCCGCCGGCTGCTGGAATATGTGGCGGCGCCTATCAGCGCCCAGGCCCTGCACCTCACCATGTCCGCCTCGGTCGGCATCGCACTCTATCCCGAGCATGGTGCGGATGCGGAAACCCTGCTGAAGCACGCCGATACGGCCCTGCACGAGGCGAAGCGCAAGGGGCGCGGCAAATTTCATTTCTTCACCGAGGAGCTGAACCGGCGGGTGCTCGACCGGCTGGTGCTCTCGGTGGCGCTGCGCGAGGCGATCGAGAATCGCGCCCTGCGTCTTGTCTACCAGCCGCAGGTGCTGCTCGCCTCCGGCGCGCTTCATGGCGTCGAGGCGCTCGCCCGCTGGACCGATCCGATCCACGGCGATGTCCCCGCCACCCGCTTCATTCCGCTCGCCGAAGAATATGGGCTCATCGAAAGCATCGACGAGTGGGCGGTGGAGGCGTCCTGCCAGCGCATCGCCGCCTGGCGCGAGGAAGGGGTGGAGGTGCCGCACATCTCGGTCAACCTCTCCCCGCTCAGCTTCCGCAGCGGCGATATCGTGGGTTTCATCTCGGGCGCGCTGCGCGAGTACAGCCTCAAGCCGTCGGACCTCAGGGTCGAGATCACCGAGCGGGTGATGATGGACCAGCACCCGAACTCGTTCGCCACCGCGCGGGCCATTGAGGCGCTCGGCGTGCGGATCGCCATGGACGATTTCGGCACCGGCTATTCCAGCCTCAGCGCCCTCTCGCGCCTGCCCATCGCGGAGCTGAAGATCGACCGCTCCTTCATGCTCTCCCTTGAGCAGGACCAGAACGCCCAGGCGTTGGCGACGGCGGTGATCCGCATCGGCCACAGCCTCGGCATGACGGTGGTGGCGGAAGGCGTGGAGACGCGGGCGCAGGCCGACCTGCTGCGATTCCTCGGCTGCCATGCGGCACAGGGCTTCCTGTTCGCCCGCCCGATCGAAGCCGCGGACATCGGCTCCTGGCTCGCCGCGCGGCGCGCGGGCTGA